Proteins from one Planctomyces sp. SH-PL62 genomic window:
- a CDS encoding Mov34/MPN/PAD-1 family protein, with the protein MSGDDMVFGEIRFREPAKKKRPDRDARFACVACQCPSPDDLPIFLDLGPADLIERHALSDTSVELGGVLLGKECVDPATGRPFVWITQALPAKHYANTQASFTYTHDSWEEITRERDRLHPDLDVVGWYHTHPNFGIFLSHHDLFIHQNFFSQPLQTAYVVDPIQGTRGFFQWSDGKMVQVGGFHLCAERSGRVALSRLVDQLENLPGSPDGGVGASLSPRLEAELIKMLNRPAPPLEGPGDRLALAALLGFLGTLLLVLTAAAGYWLVRVDARLAEQAEAIASLGREVDESAAGRKVAVDMLLEKVGGETPELFVERYEKLARTRDEARRQLAAQASVNEALGVRVKDLATLSGSLQSELEAARKSLTTYEADAKEAPRLRERVAVLEQAADEHLREIREQRAILATADGKKAAETHDVLARYRLLSYAGALSSLLLALTAVFFYYRGLSEPSPLSHEADSRRNS; encoded by the coding sequence TTGAGCGGCGACGACATGGTCTTCGGCGAGATCCGGTTCCGCGAGCCGGCGAAGAAGAAGCGGCCCGACCGGGACGCCCGGTTCGCCTGCGTCGCCTGCCAGTGCCCCTCCCCCGACGACCTGCCGATCTTCCTGGACCTCGGCCCGGCCGATCTGATCGAGCGGCACGCGCTCTCCGACACCTCGGTCGAACTGGGGGGCGTCCTGCTGGGGAAGGAATGCGTCGACCCGGCGACCGGCCGCCCCTTCGTCTGGATCACCCAGGCGCTCCCGGCCAAGCACTACGCCAACACCCAGGCCAGCTTCACCTACACCCACGACTCCTGGGAGGAGATCACGCGCGAGCGGGACCGCCTCCACCCCGACCTGGACGTCGTCGGCTGGTATCACACGCATCCGAATTTCGGGATCTTCCTGTCGCATCACGACCTGTTCATCCACCAGAACTTCTTCTCCCAGCCGTTGCAGACGGCCTACGTCGTCGACCCGATCCAGGGGACGCGCGGGTTCTTCCAGTGGTCGGACGGCAAGATGGTCCAGGTCGGCGGCTTCCACCTCTGCGCAGAGCGTTCCGGCCGGGTGGCGCTCTCCCGGTTGGTCGACCAGCTGGAGAACCTTCCGGGATCGCCCGACGGCGGCGTCGGCGCGTCCCTTTCCCCTCGCCTCGAGGCGGAGCTGATCAAGATGCTGAACCGACCCGCCCCGCCCCTCGAAGGCCCCGGCGACCGCCTGGCGCTGGCCGCGCTCCTGGGGTTCCTCGGGACCTTGCTGCTCGTCCTGACGGCCGCGGCCGGCTACTGGCTGGTCCGGGTCGACGCCCGGCTCGCGGAGCAGGCCGAGGCGATCGCCTCACTGGGCCGGGAGGTCGACGAGTCGGCGGCCGGGCGCAAGGTCGCGGTCGACATGCTGCTGGAGAAGGTCGGCGGCGAGACGCCCGAGCTGTTCGTCGAGCGTTACGAGAAGCTCGCCCGGACCCGCGACGAGGCCCGCCGGCAGCTCGCCGCCCAGGCGTCGGTCAACGAGGCCCTCGGGGTGCGCGTGAAGGACCTGGCGACCCTCTCCGGCTCGCTCCAGTCCGAGCTGGAAGCCGCGAGGAAGTCGCTGACGACTTACGAGGCCGACGCCAAGGAGGCGCCCAGGCTCCGCGAGCGGGTGGCCGTGCTGGAGCAGGCCGCCGACGAGCACCTCCGAGAGATCCGGGAGCAGCGGGCGATCCTCGCCACCGCGGACGGCAAGAAGGCGGCCGAGACGCACGACGTGCTGGCCCGCTACCGGCTGCTGTCCTACGCCGGGGCCCTGTCGAGCCTGCTCCTGGCCCTCACGGCCGTCTTCTTCTACTACCGGGGGCTGTCGGAGCCGTCGCCGCTCTCCCACGAGGCGGATTCGCGCCGGAACTCCTGA
- a CDS encoding ThiF family adenylyltransferase gives MTTQPPPTTDEPPLRIDDEDRYGRLRLISWWKQERLAAAKVLVVGAGALGNEVLKNLALVGLGTTYVIDLDVVEPSNLSRSVLFRAEDGGRSKAAVAARRATELNPDVAFIPIHGDVITDVGLGLFAHVDLVIGCLDNREARLWVNRQCWKMGVPWIDAGIQEIQGVVKVFTPPTSACYECTMTERDYQLLNLRYSCPLLKRDEILAGKVPTAPTIASMMAALQVQEALKLVHGMDVSGGSAMVFNGVANQFYTTKLPFREDCLSHETYPSPIAIELGRSATLRELFDAAAREGLAGPMSLGLDRELVEAVECPRCGGRREIMRPRTRVRQSEAVCPECREDARPVVLSAIAEGSPLASRTLAELGIPPFDVVRVDGDGESRFFLLDGDRDRLATGGGGDS, from the coding sequence ATGACCACGCAGCCGCCCCCCACGACCGACGAGCCCCCCCTGCGCATCGACGACGAGGATCGCTACGGCCGGCTCCGCCTCATCTCCTGGTGGAAGCAGGAGCGGCTGGCCGCGGCGAAGGTCCTCGTGGTCGGCGCGGGGGCGCTGGGGAACGAGGTGCTGAAGAACCTCGCGCTCGTCGGCCTGGGGACCACCTACGTCATCGACCTCGACGTCGTCGAGCCCTCGAACCTCTCGCGGTCGGTCCTCTTCCGGGCCGAGGACGGCGGCCGATCCAAGGCGGCCGTCGCCGCCCGACGCGCGACCGAGCTGAACCCCGACGTCGCCTTCATCCCGATCCACGGCGACGTAATCACCGACGTCGGCCTGGGCCTCTTCGCCCACGTCGACCTGGTCATCGGCTGCCTGGACAACCGCGAGGCCCGGCTCTGGGTCAACCGCCAGTGCTGGAAGATGGGCGTCCCCTGGATCGACGCCGGCATCCAGGAGATCCAGGGGGTCGTCAAGGTCTTCACCCCGCCGACCTCGGCCTGCTACGAATGCACGATGACCGAGCGCGACTACCAGCTTTTGAACCTGCGGTACAGCTGCCCGCTCCTGAAGCGCGACGAGATCCTGGCCGGCAAGGTCCCCACCGCCCCGACGATCGCCTCGATGATGGCGGCGCTGCAGGTCCAGGAGGCGCTCAAGCTGGTGCACGGCATGGACGTCTCGGGGGGCTCCGCGATGGTCTTCAACGGGGTCGCCAACCAGTTCTACACGACGAAACTGCCGTTCCGCGAGGACTGCCTGAGCCACGAGACCTACCCCAGCCCGATCGCGATCGAGCTGGGCCGATCGGCGACCCTCCGGGAGTTGTTCGACGCGGCGGCCCGCGAGGGCCTGGCGGGGCCGATGTCGCTCGGGCTCGACCGCGAGCTGGTCGAGGCCGTGGAATGCCCGCGCTGCGGCGGTCGTCGGGAGATCATGCGGCCGAGGACTCGGGTCCGCCAGTCCGAGGCCGTCTGCCCGGAATGCCGCGAGGACGCGCGGCCGGTCGTCCTCAGCGCGATCGCCGAGGGCTCGCCCCTGGCGTCGCGAACGCTCGCCGAACTCGGCATCCCCCCCTTCGACGTGGTCCGGGTCGACGGCGACGGCGAGTCGCGGTTCTTCCTGCTGGACGGCGACCGCGACCGCCTCGCGACCGGCGGGGGGGGCGACTCTTGA
- a CDS encoding ubiquitin-conjugating enzyme E2: MHDSPRLRRLRNDLAALERLRAESTVFDFRTQGEPPHHYRINFRGKGLQREHGKVKVVAAHQIEIKLGSSYPRSMPEIRWLTPVYHPNISEIGMVCLGGYGTHWVPSVQLDELCTMLWDMARYHNYDVRSPYNRDAALWAGNQTSVPFPTDPRPLRDIREARGRIEMVAAEIAATTAPRTDAGSSPRGFLSGAGGAATDRVRRFLDWRNRPIEDAPRPSPTLAAAAEEGVVILDANVDAPRAVEPPPAPRHEGDILFIE, translated from the coding sequence ATGCATGACTCGCCAAGACTCCGGCGGCTCCGCAACGACCTGGCGGCCCTCGAGCGCCTCCGCGCCGAGAGCACCGTGTTCGACTTCCGAACCCAGGGGGAACCGCCGCACCACTACCGGATCAACTTCCGGGGCAAGGGCCTCCAGCGCGAGCACGGCAAGGTGAAGGTGGTGGCGGCGCACCAGATCGAGATCAAGCTCGGCTCGTCCTACCCCCGGTCGATGCCCGAAATCCGCTGGCTGACCCCCGTCTACCATCCCAACATCTCCGAAATCGGCATGGTCTGCCTGGGGGGCTACGGGACGCACTGGGTCCCCAGCGTCCAGCTCGACGAGCTCTGCACGATGCTCTGGGACATGGCCCGCTACCACAACTACGACGTCCGGAGCCCCTACAACCGGGACGCCGCCCTCTGGGCCGGCAACCAGACCTCGGTCCCTTTCCCCACCGATCCGCGCCCGCTCCGCGACATCCGCGAGGCCCGGGGCCGGATCGAGATGGTCGCGGCCGAGATCGCGGCGACGACCGCGCCGAGGACCGACGCCGGATCGAGCCCGAGGGGCTTCCTGAGCGGGGCGGGCGGAGCGGCGACCGATCGCGTGCGCCGGTTCCTGGACTGGCGGAATCGGCCGATCGAGGACGCCCCTCGCCCCTCGCCGACATTGGCCGCCGCCGCCGAGGAAGGCGTCGTGATCCTGGATGCGAACGTCGACGCCCCTCGCGCCGTCGAGCCGCCGCCCGCCCCTCGCCACGAGGGCGACATCCTCTTCATCGAATGA
- a CDS encoding EsaB/YukD family protein has product MTFLDQTGAKSVKAVIAFTVPVSRIIPNIITKMNLPATSPDGQPMSYALDHKEGGRRLLENWNLVDAGIRDGDHLIVYPEVVAG; this is encoded by the coding sequence GTGACGTTCTTGGACCAGACCGGGGCCAAGTCGGTCAAGGCGGTGATCGCGTTCACCGTGCCCGTCAGCCGGATCATCCCGAACATCATCACCAAGATGAACCTGCCGGCCACGAGCCCCGACGGCCAGCCGATGAGCTACGCCCTCGACCACAAGGAAGGGGGGCGGCGACTGCTGGAGAACTGGAACCTCGTCGACGCCGGGATCCGAGACGGCGACCATCTCATCGTCTATCCCGAGGTCGTCGCCGGCTGA
- a CDS encoding NAD-dependent epimerase/dehydratase family protein — MQPDPTQEPTGGDEPEVQAEGSRFMPPPLGGLPILGQDEPFVEDEEGFDPDEDLDDFDVDDEPRTVLITGACGNIGRKLRTAWEDVYDLILVDGNPGEDDPEVFNVDLSVFDEEWITHFHGVDTVVHLAGSPDESAPLADLVKPNLDALANVLNAAALAGVERVVFASSVQVMSGLRENLPELISAETPPSPSGAYGILKYAGERFGESLAHAFDLTFISLRLGAVQPGPNRPETLPDDWEKKAWLSNGDLVRLFDAAVEAEIEDRLVLVVNGVSRNGGGLWDLTVAAEVLGYLPEDDAFAPRHQAEALDEQRH, encoded by the coding sequence ATGCAGCCCGACCCGACCCAAGAACCGACGGGTGGAGACGAACCCGAAGTCCAGGCCGAGGGCTCGCGCTTCATGCCGCCTCCCCTGGGCGGCCTGCCGATCCTCGGCCAGGACGAGCCCTTCGTGGAGGACGAGGAAGGGTTCGACCCGGACGAGGATCTCGACGATTTCGACGTCGACGACGAGCCCCGGACCGTGCTGATCACCGGCGCCTGCGGCAACATCGGCCGCAAGCTCCGCACGGCCTGGGAGGACGTCTACGACCTGATCCTCGTCGACGGCAACCCCGGCGAGGACGATCCCGAGGTCTTCAACGTCGACCTGAGCGTCTTCGACGAGGAGTGGATCACCCACTTCCACGGCGTCGACACCGTCGTCCACCTGGCCGGCAGCCCGGACGAGTCGGCCCCCCTGGCCGACCTCGTGAAGCCCAACCTGGACGCCCTGGCGAACGTGCTCAACGCCGCGGCCCTGGCCGGGGTGGAGCGGGTCGTCTTCGCCAGCTCGGTGCAGGTCATGTCGGGCCTCCGCGAGAACCTGCCGGAGCTGATCTCGGCCGAGACGCCGCCGAGCCCCTCGGGCGCCTACGGGATCCTGAAGTACGCCGGCGAGCGGTTCGGCGAGAGCCTGGCGCACGCGTTCGACCTCACGTTCATCTCGCTGCGGCTCGGCGCGGTGCAGCCCGGCCCGAACCGCCCCGAGACCCTCCCGGACGACTGGGAGAAGAAGGCCTGGCTCTCCAACGGCGACCTCGTCCGCCTCTTCGACGCCGCCGTCGAGGCCGAGATCGAGGACCGCCTGGTTCTGGTCGTCAACGGCGTCTCCCGCAACGGTGGGGGGCTCTGGGACCTCACCGTCGCCGCCGAGGTCCTCGGCTATCTCCCCGAGGACGACGCCTTCGCCCCCCGACACCAGGCCGAGGCCCTCGACGAACAACGTCATTGA
- a CDS encoding inorganic diphosphatase has product MMHPWHDVTPGEHLPLEFNALIEIPMGSSVKYELDKQTGMLRLDRVLYSAVYYPANYGFIPQTYAEDDDPLDVLVLCQEAVAPMTLVTARAIGLMTMVDGGKKDHKILAVAVGDPEFNSFHEAAELPPHRLMMLRRFFQDYKYLEGKSVEVDEMQSADTARPIIEDSLQRYSAQRRRGFHHKH; this is encoded by the coding sequence ATGATGCATCCCTGGCACGACGTCACCCCCGGCGAACACCTCCCCCTGGAGTTCAACGCCCTGATCGAGATCCCGATGGGATCGAGCGTCAAGTACGAGCTGGATAAGCAGACCGGCATGCTCCGGCTCGACCGCGTCCTGTATTCGGCGGTCTACTACCCGGCCAACTACGGGTTCATCCCCCAGACCTACGCCGAGGACGACGACCCGCTCGACGTCCTGGTGCTCTGCCAGGAGGCCGTCGCGCCGATGACCCTGGTCACGGCCCGCGCGATCGGCCTGATGACGATGGTCGACGGCGGCAAGAAGGACCACAAGATCCTGGCCGTCGCCGTCGGCGACCCGGAGTTCAACAGCTTCCACGAGGCCGCCGAACTCCCCCCCCACCGCCTGATGATGCTCCGACGGTTCTTCCAGGACTACAAGTACCTCGAAGGCAAGTCCGTCGAGGTCGACGAGATGCAGTCCGCCGACACCGCCCGCCCCATCATCGAGGACTCCCTCCAGCGCTACAGCGCCCAGCGCCGTCGCGGCTTCCACCACAAGCACTGA
- a CDS encoding serine protease, whose protein sequence is MKVRVTSDGAGGPGMNLGTIISSASEETLILTCPHNLGPDGEPRKITVIYPDPTGADLSQDRPSRDLDVAVSGELVARDDDRDLAVLRIKPGRPLPGVRLAPPGRRLQEGQELLRTERTEDETTTLRYTTVIQSNATLLNSGKKDYLATCCLGLPMPGDSGSPLLLRSDDPGRPSWELVGVFNASVPQESKGYYASPEAIHAFLDANGLTALIPGAAPGPDHVPAVAAPIVAAPAVESPPTPAPAPPEKSASAPAPLPNEPASPLVHIGVEGTPAAEGFGVIVRSTADESIVLTAGSLFDTEEGAPRVEPKAFSRKVSVTLAASPNAVYTVPAPAEFTLPGEVVDYDLARNVGLIRIRPGRLLPAATVVPRGWPVIKGRSLTVYKLGDDGHIAAKDVRIVDPDVRGEVDGVIYAAIECERSPKRDELGMPLELGLVVEGEPRFMIIGVCNYSESSGPGKGTGLYASPEMIHHILETNGYATTGPEPKTPEPLAPARPFRRLPKPDAAPTTPRPDTAVGEAPRLDRVERRVDDMGRKLDRILEALEKPRTPPR, encoded by the coding sequence GTGAAAGTTCGCGTGACGAGCGACGGCGCGGGCGGCCCTGGAATGAACCTCGGCACGATCATCTCCAGCGCCAGCGAGGAGACGCTGATCCTCACCTGCCCCCACAACCTCGGTCCCGACGGGGAACCGCGCAAGATCACCGTGATTTATCCCGATCCCACCGGCGCAGACCTGTCGCAGGACCGGCCCTCTCGCGACCTGGATGTCGCGGTCAGTGGCGAGCTGGTCGCCCGCGACGACGATCGCGACCTGGCCGTGCTCCGCATCAAGCCCGGTCGTCCTCTCCCCGGCGTCCGGCTCGCCCCGCCGGGACGACGGCTGCAGGAAGGTCAGGAACTGCTCCGGACCGAACGCACCGAGGATGAGACGACCACGCTGAGATACACGACGGTCATTCAGTCGAACGCCACCCTCCTCAACTCGGGAAAGAAAGACTACCTCGCCACCTGCTGCCTGGGCCTGCCGATGCCGGGCGACTCGGGCTCCCCGCTCCTCCTCCGGTCGGACGATCCCGGCCGACCTTCCTGGGAACTCGTCGGGGTCTTCAATGCTTCGGTGCCGCAGGAGAGCAAGGGCTACTACGCGTCCCCGGAAGCGATCCACGCCTTCCTCGACGCGAACGGCCTGACCGCGCTGATTCCGGGCGCCGCACCCGGCCCCGATCACGTGCCGGCCGTCGCGGCCCCAATCGTCGCGGCCCCCGCCGTCGAGAGCCCGCCGACGCCCGCCCCCGCTCCGCCCGAGAAGTCAGCCTCGGCCCCCGCCCCACTGCCGAACGAGCCGGCCTCACCCCTCGTTCACATCGGCGTCGAGGGAACGCCGGCCGCCGAGGGGTTCGGCGTCATCGTCCGGAGCACGGCCGACGAGTCGATCGTCCTGACCGCGGGGAGCCTCTTCGACACCGAGGAAGGAGCGCCGCGCGTGGAGCCGAAGGCATTCTCCCGCAAGGTCTCCGTAACCCTCGCGGCGAGTCCGAACGCGGTTTACACCGTGCCCGCTCCGGCGGAGTTCACGCTCCCCGGCGAGGTCGTCGACTACGATCTCGCGCGGAACGTCGGCCTCATCCGCATCCGTCCCGGTCGACTCCTGCCCGCCGCCACGGTCGTCCCCCGGGGGTGGCCGGTCATCAAAGGCCGGAGCCTCACCGTCTACAAGCTGGGCGACGACGGCCACATCGCGGCGAAGGACGTGCGGATCGTCGACCCCGACGTGCGCGGGGAGGTCGACGGCGTGATCTACGCGGCGATCGAGTGCGAGCGAAGTCCGAAACGGGACGAACTGGGTATGCCCCTCGAACTCGGCCTCGTGGTGGAAGGCGAGCCGCGATTCATGATCATCGGAGTCTGCAACTACTCCGAATCGTCGGGTCCGGGGAAGGGCACCGGCCTTTACGCCTCTCCCGAGATGATTCATCACATCCTGGAAACCAACGGCTACGCCACCACCGGACCCGAGCCCAAAACCCCGGAACCGCTCGCTCCCGCCAGGCCGTTCCGGCGGCTTCCGAAGCCCGATGCGGCCCCCACCACGCCCAGGCCTGACACGGCCGTGGGAGAGGCCCCGCGTCTGGATCGGGTCGAGCGCCGGGTCGACGACATGGGCCGCAAACTCGATCGGATCCTGGAGGCGCTGGAGAAGCCGCGAACGCCCCCACGTTGA
- a CDS encoding RNA polymerase sigma factor, with product MTRARDGVGRRLQSLLEAGTVGDLSDGRLLERFLTRDRELAEAAFASLMERHGPMVWRVCRSILADPNDADDAYQATFLVMVRRSRSLRVRDSLGPWLHQVARRTALRARKRASQRRLRERAAVGDRSPLVEEKPSDDLAVIHEEIDRLPGRYRAAVVVCLLEGLPDEQAAIRLGCPPGTVHSRLARGRERLRRSLARRGVAPGLILAGPRIATEAASSVVPPHLVEATLLAASRIAAGGLRSAPPPAFVAALLEGVSRMFWLAHARIGLAALMLGGAVVATTLGPQEGGRPAPEEAIRPEPPVSAAPRSRSPRPRNRPRGPIPPGAP from the coding sequence ATGACGAGGGCGCGGGACGGGGTGGGCCGACGGCTCCAGAGCTTGCTGGAGGCGGGGACGGTCGGCGACCTGTCGGACGGTCGGTTGCTGGAACGCTTTCTGACTCGGGACCGCGAGCTGGCCGAGGCCGCCTTCGCGAGCCTGATGGAGCGCCACGGGCCGATGGTCTGGCGCGTCTGCCGGTCGATCCTGGCCGACCCGAACGACGCGGACGACGCGTACCAGGCGACCTTCCTGGTCATGGTGCGACGGTCGCGATCGCTCCGGGTCCGCGATTCGCTCGGGCCCTGGCTGCATCAGGTCGCTCGACGGACGGCCCTGCGCGCCCGCAAGCGGGCGTCCCAGCGTCGACTCCGCGAGCGCGCGGCCGTCGGCGATCGCTCCCCGCTCGTCGAGGAGAAGCCCTCGGACGACCTGGCGGTGATCCACGAGGAGATCGACCGGCTCCCCGGGCGTTATCGCGCGGCCGTCGTCGTCTGCCTGCTCGAAGGCCTGCCCGACGAACAGGCCGCGATCCGCCTCGGCTGCCCGCCGGGGACCGTCCACAGCCGCCTGGCGCGGGGTCGGGAACGCCTCCGACGCAGCCTCGCGCGGCGAGGGGTCGCGCCAGGCCTGATCCTCGCCGGGCCCCGGATCGCCACGGAGGCGGCCTCGTCGGTCGTCCCCCCTCATCTGGTCGAGGCGACGCTCCTCGCCGCCTCGCGAATCGCCGCCGGCGGGCTCCGCTCCGCCCCCCCGCCGGCCTTCGTCGCCGCCCTCCTGGAAGGAGTCTCCCGCATGTTCTGGCTCGCCCATGCGAGAATCGGCCTCGCCGCGCTCATGCTCGGCGGCGCGGTCGTCGCGACCACACTCGGACCGCAAGAGGGGGGACGGCCCGCCCCCGAAGAGGCGATCAGGCCGGAGCCCCCGGTCTCCGCGGCCCCCCGGTCGCGGTCCCCCCGGCCCAGGAATCGTCCGCGAGGTCCCATCCCGCCTGGAGCACCGTGA
- a CDS encoding glycerophosphodiester phosphodiesterase produces MAWTSSLLMLLTIGTLGPEASNVEFVSHRGESADAPENTLAAFNLAWDRKVEAVELDVHLSRDGVLVVTHDADAKRTTGVEKKIKETDWADLKDLDAGRWKDAKWAGETMPTLEESLATIPDGARIFIELKTGPEIVAPLVEAVHKSGKKPEQMAIISFHAETVAESKKRLPELKAYFLSGFKTDRETKAVTPTVDELIAKAKELNADGLDLAYTGPIDRAFVDRVKSAGLAFYVWTVDDPDVARRLIAAGVDGITTNKAEWLKRQLAAE; encoded by the coding sequence ATGGCCTGGACGTCGAGCCTGCTGATGTTGTTGACGATCGGAACCCTGGGCCCGGAGGCGTCGAACGTGGAGTTCGTCTCGCACCGCGGCGAATCGGCCGACGCACCTGAGAACACCCTGGCCGCCTTCAATCTCGCCTGGGATCGCAAGGTCGAGGCCGTCGAGTTGGACGTCCACCTCTCGCGCGACGGCGTCCTCGTCGTCACCCACGACGCCGACGCGAAGCGCACCACCGGGGTCGAGAAGAAGATCAAGGAGACCGACTGGGCCGACCTCAAGGACCTCGACGCCGGTCGCTGGAAGGACGCGAAGTGGGCCGGCGAGACGATGCCGACCCTCGAAGAATCGCTGGCGACGATCCCCGACGGCGCCCGCATCTTCATCGAGCTGAAGACCGGCCCCGAGATCGTCGCGCCGCTCGTCGAGGCCGTCCACAAGTCCGGCAAGAAGCCCGAGCAGATGGCGATCATCAGCTTCCACGCCGAGACCGTCGCCGAGTCCAAGAAGCGGCTCCCCGAGCTGAAGGCGTACTTCCTCTCCGGCTTCAAGACCGACCGCGAGACCAAGGCCGTCACCCCGACCGTCGACGAGTTGATCGCCAAGGCCAAGGAGCTGAACGCCGACGGCCTGGACCTCGCCTATACCGGCCCCATCGACCGCGCCTTCGTCGACCGCGTCAAGTCGGCGGGCCTGGCCTTCTACGTCTGGACCGTCGACGACCCCGACGTCGCCCGCCGCCTCATCGCCGCCGGCGTCGACGGCATCACCACCAACAAGGCCGAGTGGCTCAAGCGACAACTCGCCGCCGAGTGA
- a CDS encoding FG-GAP repeat domain-containing protein: protein MRTSSVASALILAAFASGASGADFPRFEIQEIDPHVGEVCYAVTVADIDGDGKPDVVAASEDAVVWYQNPSWTKHEVIRGRTKRDNVCIQAHDVDGDGRIDLTLGAGWKPSDTAHAGTLQWLGRDDAGDWQVHPIECDEPTIHRIRWGDVQGTGKEQLVVVPLQGRGAKGPNFGAGAGVNVVVYDVPGDPTFPHWRSEIADHSLHTTHNAQIVDVLGAGRNQIVVAAWEGVFALDRRGKNEWTRIKLGAGDEAGAPFKGASEVKVGRLADGSRYIATIEPWHGNQVVVYTPPRSGEPLWRRQVIATPIAWGHAVWCADLDGDLDDEIVIGQRDPNAEGAEAPRGPGVFVFAPKPGDDGPVFERHAVDDGGMACEDALAADLDGDGRIDLIAGGRATHNVRIYWNRPR from the coding sequence ATGCGAACCTCTTCCGTCGCCTCGGCCCTCATCCTGGCCGCCTTCGCCTCCGGGGCTTCCGGGGCGGACTTCCCTCGCTTCGAGATCCAGGAGATCGACCCCCATGTCGGCGAGGTCTGCTACGCCGTGACCGTCGCCGACATCGACGGCGACGGCAAGCCCGACGTCGTGGCCGCATCGGAAGACGCCGTGGTCTGGTATCAGAATCCCTCCTGGACGAAGCACGAGGTGATCCGAGGCCGGACGAAGCGCGACAACGTCTGCATCCAGGCCCACGACGTCGACGGCGACGGCCGCATCGACCTGACCCTGGGCGCGGGTTGGAAACCCTCCGACACCGCCCACGCCGGAACGCTCCAGTGGCTCGGCCGCGACGACGCGGGGGACTGGCAGGTCCACCCGATCGAGTGCGACGAGCCCACGATTCACCGCATCCGCTGGGGCGACGTGCAGGGGACCGGCAAGGAGCAACTCGTCGTCGTCCCGCTCCAGGGTCGCGGCGCCAAGGGGCCCAACTTCGGCGCGGGGGCCGGCGTGAACGTGGTCGTCTACGACGTGCCCGGCGATCCGACCTTCCCCCACTGGCGTTCCGAGATCGCCGACCATTCGCTCCACACCACTCACAACGCCCAGATCGTCGACGTCCTCGGCGCGGGCCGCAACCAGATCGTCGTCGCCGCCTGGGAGGGGGTGTTCGCCCTGGACCGCCGGGGCAAGAACGAATGGACTCGCATCAAGCTCGGCGCGGGTGACGAGGCCGGTGCCCCGTTCAAGGGGGCTAGCGAGGTCAAGGTGGGCCGCCTCGCCGACGGCTCCCGGTACATCGCCACGATCGAGCCCTGGCACGGGAATCAGGTCGTCGTCTATACGCCGCCCCGCTCGGGCGAGCCCCTTTGGCGCCGGCAGGTCATCGCGACCCCGATCGCCTGGGGCCACGCCGTCTGGTGCGCGGACCTCGACGGCGACCTCGACGACGAGATCGTCATCGGCCAGCGCGACCCGAACGCCGAAGGCGCGGAGGCGCCCCGAGGGCCCGGCGTGTTCGTCTTCGCCCCGAAGCCGGGGGACGACGGCCCGGTCTTCGAGCGACACGCCGTCGACGACGGCGGCATGGCCTGCGAGGACGCCCTCGCCGCCGACCTCGACGGCGACGGCCGCATCGACCTGATCGCTGGCGGACGCGCGACGCACAACGTCCGCATCTACTGGAACCGACCGCGATGA
- a CDS encoding serine protease, with protein sequence MRRSENGPRLIGVIATLLAAGLLGSPGRADAQSSRRPDLDESTTGSPHAARPSRPAGDAVEPGDDRTFRPTVVIRMAGSQGSGTLIASTADVTLVLTAAHVVRGEGPIAIELHRYNLGLERKAGGAWPLIVPAEVVASDPSADVAVLRLRRSPPLPYVARLYEDEAEALAAGTLVTSLGVDLGSRLTSWKTKVVETARFQLENGDVERPFLITLKIPEHGRSGGGLFTREGRLAGVCVGHAEMIEGRRMGVFASIESVRGLLRRHDLAAVVSRSSARSSGARRGLSPTSRPASSAAD encoded by the coding sequence ATGCGTCGATCTGAGAACGGCCCCCGGCTCATCGGGGTGATCGCGACGCTCCTGGCGGCGGGACTGCTCGGCTCGCCGGGACGTGCGGACGCCCAGTCCTCGCGACGCCCCGACCTGGACGAATCGACCACCGGATCGCCTCACGCCGCACGCCCCTCCCGTCCCGCCGGGGACGCCGTCGAGCCGGGGGACGACCGGACCTTCCGGCCGACCGTGGTGATCCGCATGGCGGGCTCGCAGGGGAGCGGCACGTTGATCGCCTCGACCGCCGACGTGACCCTCGTTTTGACGGCCGCCCACGTGGTGCGCGGCGAGGGGCCGATCGCGATCGAGCTGCACCGTTACAACCTCGGCCTGGAACGAAAGGCCGGCGGCGCCTGGCCCCTGATCGTCCCGGCCGAAGTCGTCGCGTCCGACCCGTCGGCCGACGTCGCGGTCCTTCGCCTTCGCCGGTCGCCCCCCCTCCCCTACGTCGCTCGGCTCTACGAGGACGAGGCCGAAGCCCTCGCGGCCGGCACGCTCGTCACCTCGCTCGGCGTCGATCTGGGGAGCCGGCTGACGAGCTGGAAGACGAAGGTGGTCGAGACCGCGCGGTTCCAACTGGAGAACGGCGACGTGGAGCGGCCGTTCTTGATCACGCTCAAGATCCCCGAGCACGGCCGGTCGGGCGGCGGTCTGTTCACCCGAGAGGGCCGGCTCGCGGGCGTCTGCGTCGGCCACGCCGAGATGATCGAGGGCCGTCGCATGGGGGTCTTCGCGTCGATCGAAAGCGTCCGGGGGCTGCTCCGCCGGCACGACCTGGCGGCCGTGGTCTCCCGGTCGTCGGCCCGCAGCTCCGGCGCGAGGCGGGGCCTATCCCCGACCTCTCGGCCCGCGTCCTCGGCGGCCGACTGA